In Uranotaenia lowii strain MFRU-FL chromosome 2, ASM2978415v1, whole genome shotgun sequence, one genomic interval encodes:
- the LOC129747330 gene encoding cuticle protein 8-like — protein sequence MAFKFVLLATLVAAVSAGVIPQYGYASSHQTVQQHHTPSYHSVAAPVHHVAAVHAAPVHHVAAIHAAPAHHTIVKEVEHHAPANYEFAYSVHDEHTGDIKSQHETRHGDEVHGQYSLLDSDGHHRVVDYHADHHSGFNAVVRREPTHVKVAQPVHKVIAQPVHVAHVAPVAHHQLSHHQIAPVVHATSSHHGLSHYSTGHHY from the exons ATGGCGTTCAAA TTCGTCCTTTTGGCCACGCTGGTCGCTGCCGTTAGTGCCGGAGTCATCCCACAATACGGATACGCCTCATCGCACCAGACTGTCCAGCAGCATCACACCCCATCTTATCACTCGGTCGCTGCTCCAGTGCACCACGTGGCTGCTGTTCACGCTGCCCCAGTTCATCATGTTGCCGCCATTCATGCCGCTCCAGCCCATCACACTATCGTGAAGGAAGTCGAGCACCACGCCCCGGCCAATTACGAGTTCGCGTACTCTGTCCACGATGAGCACACCGGAGACATCAAGAGCCAGCACGAAACCCGCCACGGAGATGAGGTCCATGGACAGTACAGCCTGTTGGATTCCGATGGCCATCATCGTGTTGTCGACTATCATGCCGATCACCATTCCGGATTCAACGCCGTCGTTCGTCGGGAACCAACCCACGTCAAGGTCGCCCAGCCAGTGCACAAGGTCATCGCTCAGCCAGTGCATGTTGCCCATGTTGCTCCAGTTGCCCACCATCAGCTGTCCCATCACCAGATTGCCCCAGTTGTCCACGCCACCAGCAGCCATCATGGATTGTCCCATTACAGCACCGGACATCATTACTAA
- the LOC129747257 gene encoding cuticle protein 8-like: MAFKFVLLATLVAAVSAGVIPQYGYASSHQTVQQHHTPSYHSVAAPVHHVAAVHAAPVHHVAAIHAAPAHHTIVKEVEHHAPANYEFAYSVHDEHTGDIKSQHETRHGDEVHGQYSLLDSDGHHRVVDYHADHHSGFNAVVRREPTHVKVAQPVHKVIAQPVHVAHVAPVAHHQLSHHQIAPVVHATSSHHGLSHYSTGHHY, translated from the exons ATGGCGTTTAAA TTCGTCCTTTTGGCCACGCTGGTCGCTGCCGTTAGTGCCGGAGTCATCCCACAATACGGATACGCCTCATCGCACCAGACTGTCCAGCAGCATCACACCCCATCTTATCACTCGGTCGCTGCTCCAGTGCACCACGTGGCTGCTGTTCACGCTGCCCCAGTTCATCATGTTGCCGCCATTCATGCCGCTCCAGCCCATCACACTATCGTGAAGGAAGTCGAGCACCACGCCCCGGCCAATTACGAGTTCGCGTACTCTGTCCACGATGAGCACACCGGAGACATCAAGAGCCAGCACGAAACCCGCCACGGAGATGAGGTCCATGGACAGTACAGCCTGTTGGATTCCGATGGCCATCATCGTGTTGTCGACTATCATGCCGATCACCATTCCGGATTCAACGCCGTCGTTCGTCGGGAACCAACCCACGTCAAGGTCGCCCAGCCAGTGCACAAGGTCATCGCTCAGCCAGTGCATGTTGCCCATGTTGCTCCAGTTGCCCACCATCAGCTGTCCCATCACCAGATTGCCCCAGTTGTCCACGCCACCAGCAGCCATCATGGGCTGTCCCATTACAGCACCGGACATCATTACTAA